A stretch of Microbacterium sp. LWH3-1.2 DNA encodes these proteins:
- a CDS encoding formylglycine-generating enzyme family protein, which yields MTSATHDQVLLDGGVFRMGSDEFYPDEQPVHEREVAPFRIDRRAVTNAQYAEFVDDTGYVTVAERELDPAAFEGADPADLVPGAMVFTPTAGPVDLRDWRNWWRWQPGAFWRRPFGPASSIDERMQHPVVHVAFEDATAYAEWAGLRLPSEAEHEYAARGGLAGARFAWGDEAYPGGVAQANSWLGRFPYDNQGVGDAAPVGSYEPNGYGLYDMTGNVWEWTTDYYTPRHLRLSDKPVDAGKRANLLAAASAQEGFPAIPRRVLKGGSHLCSPEYCLRFRPAARSPQAEDTGMSHIGFRCASDA from the coding sequence GTGACTTCGGCGACCCACGACCAGGTGCTCCTCGACGGCGGCGTGTTCCGCATGGGGTCCGACGAGTTCTACCCCGACGAGCAGCCCGTGCACGAGCGCGAGGTCGCGCCGTTCCGCATCGACCGGCGCGCGGTCACCAACGCGCAGTACGCCGAGTTCGTCGACGACACCGGGTACGTCACGGTCGCCGAGCGCGAGCTCGACCCGGCCGCGTTCGAGGGCGCGGACCCCGCGGACCTCGTCCCTGGCGCGATGGTGTTCACCCCGACCGCCGGCCCCGTCGACCTGCGCGACTGGCGCAACTGGTGGCGGTGGCAGCCGGGCGCGTTCTGGCGCCGGCCGTTCGGACCCGCGTCCTCGATCGACGAGCGGATGCAGCATCCGGTCGTCCACGTCGCCTTCGAGGACGCGACCGCCTACGCCGAGTGGGCGGGCCTGCGCCTGCCCTCCGAGGCCGAGCACGAGTACGCCGCCCGCGGCGGGCTCGCAGGGGCGCGGTTCGCATGGGGCGACGAGGCCTACCCGGGCGGCGTGGCGCAGGCGAACTCGTGGCTCGGGCGGTTCCCGTACGACAACCAGGGCGTCGGGGATGCCGCGCCCGTCGGCTCATACGAGCCCAACGGCTACGGCCTCTACGACATGACCGGAAACGTCTGGGAGTGGACCACCGACTACTACACACCGCGGCACCTCCGCCTGTCGGACAAGCCCGTCGACGCCGGCAAACGCGCGAACCTGCTCGCCGCCGCGAGCGCCCAGGAGGGATTCCCGGCGATCCCTCGACGCGTACTCAAGGGCGGGTCGCACCTGTGCTCGCCGGAGTACTGCCTGCGCTTCCGCCCCGCGGCCCGCTCGCCCCAGGCGGAGGACACCGGCATGTCGCACATCGGATTCCGCTGCGCGAGCGACGCCTGA
- a CDS encoding LLM class F420-dependent oxidoreductase yields the protein MTEPKHPSSHRPLRIGVQLAPQHGSYTGYRDAVLRAEELGVDVVFTWDHFFPLTEPFDAPHFEAWTVLAAMAEQTERVEFGPLVNCSSYRNPDLQADMARTVDHISARAPGAGRLIFGTGSGWAQHDYDEYGYEFGTVGSRLDDLAADLARVRARWDRLNPPPTRRIPILIGGQGERKTLRLVAQHADIWHTFTSLYELPRKIGVLHEWCAREGRDPADIELSTGYTVRGFGPLLERTDAASHLYDLGFRLIVPAIDGPDYDLAPVKALLDWRDRINGL from the coding sequence GTGACCGAGCCGAAGCATCCGTCGTCCCATCGCCCCCTGCGGATCGGCGTGCAGCTCGCGCCCCAGCACGGGTCGTACACGGGCTATCGCGACGCCGTGCTGCGCGCGGAGGAGCTCGGCGTCGACGTCGTCTTCACCTGGGACCACTTCTTCCCGCTCACCGAGCCGTTCGACGCGCCGCACTTCGAGGCGTGGACGGTGCTCGCCGCGATGGCCGAACAGACCGAGCGCGTCGAGTTCGGTCCGCTCGTCAACTGCAGCTCGTACCGCAACCCCGACCTGCAAGCCGACATGGCCCGCACGGTCGACCACATCAGCGCCCGCGCGCCCGGTGCGGGCCGGCTCATCTTCGGCACCGGATCGGGCTGGGCGCAGCACGACTACGACGAGTACGGCTACGAGTTCGGCACCGTGGGCTCGCGCCTCGACGATCTCGCTGCGGACCTGGCGCGCGTGCGCGCCCGCTGGGACCGTCTGAACCCGCCGCCGACGCGGCGGATCCCGATCCTCATCGGCGGCCAGGGCGAGCGCAAGACGCTGCGGCTGGTCGCCCAGCACGCCGACATCTGGCACACGTTCACGTCGCTGTACGAGCTGCCGCGCAAGATCGGCGTGCTGCACGAATGGTGCGCGCGCGAGGGTCGCGACCCTGCCGACATCGAGTTGTCGACCGGATACACGGTGCGCGGATTCGGCCCACTGCTCGAGCGGACGGATGCCGCGTCCCACCTGTACGACCTCGGCTTCCGGCTGATCGTCCCTGCGATCGACGGTCCCGACTACGACCTCGCGCCGGTGAAGGCGCTCCTGGACTGGCGCGACCGGATCAACGGACTCTGA
- a CDS encoding GAP family protein — MGTVIGEILPLALGVAISPIPIIAAILMLLSPKARVTSVGFLLGWVLGIVVAVTLFTLLSSILPSQDSDASTPTKGVIQLVLGAGLLLLALRQWRRRPRAGAEPAMPKWMQAIDKVTFPVAFGLGFLLSAVNPKNLLMAAATGVDIGSAGLDVGSIVLAIAIFTLIAASTVLVPVVGYLIAAEKLRGPLDALRVWLAKENAVIMAVLLLVIGVSLIGKGIGSF, encoded by the coding sequence ATGGGCACCGTCATCGGAGAGATCCTTCCGCTCGCCCTCGGTGTGGCGATCAGCCCGATCCCGATCATCGCGGCGATCCTCATGCTCCTGTCCCCGAAGGCGCGGGTCACGAGCGTCGGGTTCCTGCTCGGCTGGGTGCTCGGCATCGTCGTCGCCGTAACGCTGTTCACGCTGCTGTCGTCGATCCTCCCCTCGCAGGACTCGGATGCCTCGACGCCGACCAAGGGCGTGATCCAGCTCGTGCTGGGGGCGGGGCTGCTGCTCCTCGCGCTGCGCCAGTGGCGCCGGCGACCCCGGGCAGGCGCGGAGCCGGCGATGCCGAAGTGGATGCAGGCGATCGACAAGGTCACTTTCCCGGTCGCTTTCGGCCTCGGTTTCCTCCTGTCGGCGGTCAACCCGAAGAACCTCCTCATGGCTGCAGCCACCGGCGTCGACATCGGTTCGGCGGGCCTCGACGTCGGCTCGATCGTGCTCGCGATCGCGATCTTCACGTTGATCGCCGCATCCACCGTCCTCGTCCCGGTGGTCGGCTACCTCATCGCCGCCGAGAAGCTCCGCGGACCGCTCGACGCGCTGCGCGTGTGGCTCGCGAAGGAGAACGCGGTCATCATGGCCGTGCTGCTGCTCGTCATCGGCGTCTCGCTCATCGGCAAGGGCATCGGCAGCTTCTGA
- a CDS encoding SulP family inorganic anion transporter, which yields MSLRTDAASPGHRHPLAAVAEALGSIDGATVALSAGSIATLLLRRFAPKVPGGLVVVVAGILLVAFAGLDDAGVALIAPVPSGLPLPGLPDFSALPALVPGALAIAVMAFLESAAVARGIRRPIEPQIDSNQELLATGAANVAGAFFTTMPAAGGFSQSAVNQSAGAKTQASTLVTVALAVLVALFLGPVLSLLPQATLAALVFVAVSGLIDIPELVRWARISPRDFWLAVAVALVGLSAGLLAAVAVGVAATLVMVLRELNTPKLEIEARRGDVVAVHVMREVYTASVLENEHALAALAAREKATALVLDLERQDVMTMTVLDMLADLDRELAHHGVMLHLAALPGSAAAVAQKTPWYQVLQTAGRGHATVEDALAAASA from the coding sequence GTGAGTCTGCGGACGGATGCCGCGTCGCCCGGTCATCGGCACCCGCTCGCGGCGGTGGCCGAGGCTCTCGGCAGCATCGACGGGGCGACCGTCGCCCTGTCGGCGGGGTCGATCGCGACGCTGCTGCTGCGGAGGTTCGCGCCGAAGGTGCCCGGCGGGCTCGTGGTCGTCGTCGCGGGCATCCTCCTCGTCGCGTTCGCCGGACTCGACGACGCGGGCGTCGCCCTCATCGCGCCGGTTCCCTCGGGCCTGCCCCTTCCGGGGCTCCCCGACTTCTCAGCCCTTCCGGCGCTCGTGCCCGGTGCACTGGCGATCGCCGTGATGGCCTTCCTCGAGTCCGCGGCGGTGGCCCGCGGCATCCGTCGGCCGATAGAGCCGCAGATCGACAGCAACCAGGAGCTGCTGGCGACCGGCGCCGCCAACGTCGCGGGTGCGTTCTTCACGACCATGCCGGCCGCCGGCGGGTTCTCGCAGAGCGCGGTCAACCAGAGCGCCGGCGCCAAGACGCAGGCCTCGACCCTGGTGACCGTCGCGCTCGCCGTGCTGGTCGCGCTGTTCCTCGGACCCGTGCTGAGCCTGCTGCCCCAGGCGACGCTCGCGGCACTGGTGTTCGTCGCCGTGAGCGGTCTCATCGACATCCCCGAGCTCGTCCGGTGGGCGCGGATCAGCCCCCGGGACTTCTGGCTCGCCGTCGCCGTGGCGCTGGTGGGGCTGTCTGCCGGGCTGCTCGCCGCGGTCGCGGTGGGGGTCGCGGCCACCCTCGTGATGGTGCTGCGCGAGCTCAACACCCCGAAGCTCGAGATCGAGGCGCGTCGCGGCGACGTCGTCGCCGTCCACGTCATGCGCGAGGTCTACACGGCGAGCGTCCTCGAGAACGAGCATGCGCTCGCCGCGCTCGCCGCACGCGAGAAGGCGACCGCCCTGGTGCTCGACCTCGAGCGTCAGGACGTCATGACGATGACGGTGCTCGACATGCTCGCCGATCTGGACCGCGAACTGGCGCACCACGGGGTGATGCTGCATCTCGCCGCGCTGCCCGGGTCCGCCGCCGCCGTCGCGCAGAAGACGCCGTGGTACCAAGTGCTCCAGACCGCCGGTCGTGGGCACGCCACGGTCGAGGACGCCCTCGCGGCGGCGTCGGCCTGA
- a CDS encoding glycosyltransferase has product MTDPATPDDTPAAAASPRALTILYGADTFLPHVNGAARFAERLAAGMVQRGHEVHVMAPSKTHREHGTFTEVIEGQSMTMHRLPSWRWYPHDWLTFVMPFRSKYYARRVLDEVRPDVVHIQSHIVIGRGLTREARKRGIPVVATNHVMAENVLDFTVLPPSWTQYAVKLAWEDAERTFKMTRAVTTPTRKAAEFLERTIDIKDVIPVSCGIDASNYTADLTPRDAHRLVFVGRLTTEKQIDVVLRAIATLDPALDVRFDIVGSGDQRRNLEQLVGELGLGDRVHFHGHTTDEELRSLLTYASLFVIASIAELQSIATMEAMASGLPIVAADAVALPHLVHDGENGYLFRPGDVDDLAAKLTTVLTQSPEDRARMQQASLEGVKVHDMKRTLDTFEALYRDEPLPE; this is encoded by the coding sequence GTGACCGATCCTGCGACGCCCGACGACACCCCCGCCGCCGCCGCGAGTCCTCGCGCACTGACGATCCTCTACGGCGCCGACACGTTCCTCCCGCACGTGAACGGCGCCGCCCGCTTCGCGGAGCGCCTCGCCGCCGGCATGGTGCAGCGCGGTCATGAGGTGCACGTGATGGCGCCCAGCAAGACGCACCGCGAGCACGGCACGTTCACCGAGGTCATCGAGGGCCAGTCGATGACGATGCACCGACTGCCGTCGTGGCGCTGGTATCCGCACGACTGGCTCACGTTCGTCATGCCGTTCCGGTCGAAGTACTACGCCCGCCGCGTGCTCGACGAGGTGCGGCCCGACGTGGTGCACATCCAGTCCCACATCGTGATCGGACGCGGCCTCACGCGCGAGGCGCGCAAGCGCGGCATCCCCGTCGTCGCGACGAACCACGTCATGGCCGAGAACGTGCTCGACTTCACGGTGCTCCCACCCTCGTGGACGCAGTACGCGGTCAAGCTCGCGTGGGAGGACGCGGAGCGCACGTTCAAGATGACGCGCGCCGTCACGACGCCGACCCGCAAGGCGGCGGAGTTCCTCGAGCGCACGATCGACATCAAGGACGTCATCCCCGTCAGCTGCGGCATCGACGCCTCGAACTACACGGCCGACCTCACGCCCCGCGACGCGCACCGGCTGGTGTTCGTCGGGCGGCTCACGACCGAGAAGCAGATCGACGTCGTGCTGCGCGCGATCGCGACGCTCGACCCCGCGCTCGATGTGCGCTTCGACATCGTGGGCTCGGGCGACCAGCGCCGCAACCTCGAGCAGCTCGTCGGCGAGCTCGGCCTCGGCGACCGCGTGCACTTCCACGGCCACACCACCGACGAGGAGCTGCGGTCGCTCCTCACCTACGCGAGCCTGTTCGTGATCGCCTCGATCGCCGAGCTGCAGTCCATCGCGACCATGGAGGCGATGGCGTCGGGCCTGCCGATCGTCGCCGCCGACGCGGTGGCCCTCCCGCACCTCGTGCACGACGGCGAGAACGGCTACCTCTTCCGCCCCGGCGACGTCGACGACCTCGCCGCCAAGCTCACGACGGTGCTGACGCAGTCGCCCGAGGATCGTGCACGCATGCAGCAGGCTTCGCTCGAGGGCGTGAAGGTGCACGACATGAAGCGCACCCTCGACACGTTCGAGGCGCTGTACCGTGACGAGCCCCTGCCCGAGTAG